The Pseudomonas sp. DG56-2 genome contains a region encoding:
- a CDS encoding ABC transporter ATP-binding protein, which translates to MYKLQVQDLHKRYGSHEVLKGVSLAAKAGDVISIIGSSGSGKSTFLRCINLLEQPHAGKILLNNEELKLVANKDGALKAADPKQLQRMRSRLSMVFQHFNLWSHMTALENIIEAPVHVLGMSKKDALEKAEHYLAKVGVSHRKDAYPGHMSGGEQQRVAIARALAMEPEVMLFDEPTSALDPELVGDVLKVMQSLAQEGRTMVVVTHEMGFAREVSNQLVFLHKGLVEEAGNPREVLVNPQSERLQQFLSGSLK; encoded by the coding sequence ATGTACAAACTTCAAGTCCAAGACCTACATAAACGCTATGGCAGTCACGAAGTGCTCAAGGGCGTGTCCCTGGCCGCAAAGGCGGGCGACGTGATCAGCATCATCGGCTCCAGTGGTTCGGGCAAAAGTACTTTCTTGCGTTGCATCAACCTGCTCGAGCAGCCGCATGCGGGCAAGATCCTGCTCAACAACGAAGAGCTCAAGTTGGTGGCCAACAAGGACGGCGCACTGAAGGCGGCCGATCCCAAGCAGTTGCAGCGCATGCGTTCGCGCCTGTCGATGGTGTTTCAGCACTTCAATCTGTGGTCGCACATGACCGCCTTGGAAAACATCATCGAGGCACCGGTTCACGTGCTCGGCATGTCGAAAAAGGATGCCTTGGAAAAAGCCGAGCATTACCTGGCCAAGGTCGGTGTGTCGCATCGCAAGGATGCCTACCCTGGGCATATGTCCGGCGGCGAGCAGCAGCGTGTGGCCATTGCCCGTGCGCTGGCGATGGAGCCGGAGGTCATGCTGTTCGACGAACCTACGTCGGCGCTCGACCCCGAGTTGGTCGGTGATGTGCTCAAGGTCATGCAGTCTCTGGCCCAGGAAGGCCGGACCATGGTGGTCGTCACCCACGAAATGGGCTTTGCCCGCGAAGTGTCGAACCAGTTGGTGTTCCTGCACAAAGGCCTGGTGGAGGAAGCCGGTAACCCGCGCGAAGTGCTGGTCAATCCGCAATCAGAGCGCCTGCAGCAATTCCTGTCAGGCAGCCTGAAGTAA
- the astB gene encoding N-succinylarginine dihydrolase, whose product MKSFEVNFDGLVGPTHNYGGLSYGNVASQSNSQQGSNPREAALQGLAKMKALMEMGFQQGVLAPQERPDVAALRRLGFSGSDAEVIQRAAKEAMPLLVASCSASSMWVANAATVSPSADTADGRVHFTAANLNCKYHRSIEHPTTSRVLGAMFADSKHFAHHAALPAVAQFGDEGAANHTRFCRSYGEAGVEFFVYGRSAFDNRYPAPQKYPARQTLEASQAVARLHGLSEDGVVFGQQNPAVIDQGVFHNDVIAVGNGEVLFYHEDAFLETEAMLGQLQAKLAKRGGNFKAICVPRSAVTVEDAVRSYLFNSQLLSRADGSMLLIVPEECRNNERVWAYLASLTSQAGPVGEVKVFDLKQSMQNGGGPACLRLRVALKETELAAVNPGVIMTPSLYDTLTQWVDKHYRDRLVETDLADPQLLLECRAALDELTQILKLGSVYPFQLQP is encoded by the coding sequence ATGAAATCGTTTGAAGTGAACTTTGATGGTCTGGTGGGACCGACGCATAACTACGGCGGGTTGTCTTACGGTAACGTTGCCTCGCAAAGCAACAGCCAGCAGGGCTCCAACCCGCGCGAAGCTGCACTCCAGGGCCTGGCGAAGATGAAGGCGCTGATGGAAATGGGCTTCCAGCAAGGTGTTCTTGCTCCGCAGGAGCGCCCGGACGTTGCTGCCCTGCGTCGCCTGGGGTTCTCTGGTAGTGATGCAGAAGTCATCCAGCGCGCCGCGAAAGAAGCGATGCCGTTGCTGGTTGCCAGTTGCTCGGCTTCGAGCATGTGGGTCGCCAACGCCGCCACTGTAAGTCCAAGTGCCGATACGGCCGATGGTCGCGTCCATTTCACCGCTGCCAACCTCAATTGCAAATATCACCGCAGCATCGAACACCCGACCACCAGTCGTGTACTTGGGGCGATGTTCGCTGACAGCAAACATTTCGCTCACCATGCCGCGCTGCCTGCAGTGGCTCAGTTCGGTGATGAAGGTGCTGCCAACCATACTCGTTTCTGCCGCAGCTACGGCGAAGCCGGCGTGGAGTTCTTCGTCTACGGTCGCAGTGCTTTTGACAACCGCTATCCAGCACCGCAGAAATACCCGGCGCGCCAGACCCTCGAAGCATCCCAGGCGGTCGCCCGCTTGCATGGCCTGAGTGAGGACGGTGTGGTTTTCGGCCAGCAGAATCCTGCGGTTATCGATCAGGGCGTGTTCCATAATGACGTGATCGCGGTGGGCAACGGTGAGGTGCTTTTCTACCACGAAGACGCCTTCCTCGAGACCGAGGCGATGCTTGGCCAACTGCAGGCTAAACTGGCTAAACGGGGTGGCAACTTCAAGGCGATCTGCGTGCCACGCTCGGCTGTGACGGTAGAGGATGCAGTGCGTTCGTACCTGTTCAACAGTCAGCTGTTGTCCCGCGCCGACGGTTCGATGCTGCTCATCGTGCCTGAAGAATGCCGCAACAATGAGCGGGTCTGGGCTTACCTGGCGAGTTTGACCAGCCAGGCTGGTCCGGTTGGCGAGGTCAAGGTTTTCGACCTCAAGCAGAGCATGCAAAACGGCGGAGGTCCGGCTTGCCTGCGTTTGCGCGTAGCGCTGAAAGAAACTGAACTGGCAGCGGTCAATCCAGGGGTTATCATGACGCCTTCGTTGTACGACACCCTGACCCAGTGGGTCGACAAGCACTACCGCGACCGCCTGGTTGAAACCGACCTGGCGGATCCGCAGTTGTTGCTGGAGTGTCGAGCTGCGCTGGACGAACTGACCCAGATCCTGAAGCTGGGTTCGGTTTATCCGTTCCAACTCCAACCTTGA
- a CDS encoding aspartate aminotransferase family protein, whose protein sequence is MSVEQAPVQRADFDQVMVPNYAPAAFIPVRGAGSRVWDQSGRELIDFAGGIAVNVLGHAHPALVSALTEQANKLWHVSNVFTNEPALQLAHKLVDATFAERAFFCNSGAEANEAAFKLARRVAHDRFGPDKHEIIATVNSFHGRTLFTVSVGGQPKYSDGFGPKITGISHVPYNDLEALKAQISDKTCAVVIEPIQGESGVVPADQAYLEGARALCDKHNALLIFDEVQTGVGRTGELFAYMHYGVTPDILSSAKSLGGGFPIGAMLTTEALAKHLTVGTHGTTYGGNPLACAVANAVMDVVNTPEVLAGVKAKHQKFKARLEQIGEKYGLFTQVRGMGLLIGCVLSDAWKGKAKDIFNAAEQEGLMVLQAGPDVVRFAPSLVVEDADIDEGLDRFERAAAKLTQA, encoded by the coding sequence ATGTCCGTTGAGCAAGCTCCGGTGCAACGCGCCGATTTCGACCAGGTAATGGTTCCCAATTATGCACCGGCGGCTTTCATCCCCGTTCGTGGTGCGGGCTCCCGAGTCTGGGATCAGTCGGGCCGCGAGCTGATCGACTTCGCCGGCGGGATTGCCGTTAACGTTCTGGGACATGCTCATCCGGCGCTGGTCAGCGCGCTGACCGAGCAGGCTAATAAGCTGTGGCATGTGTCCAACGTGTTTACCAATGAGCCGGCCTTGCAGTTGGCCCATAAGCTGGTCGATGCCACGTTCGCTGAGCGCGCGTTCTTCTGCAACTCCGGCGCTGAAGCCAACGAGGCTGCCTTCAAGCTGGCCCGTCGCGTGGCCCATGACCGTTTCGGTCCGGACAAGCACGAGATCATTGCGACCGTTAACAGTTTCCATGGTCGTACCCTGTTCACCGTGAGCGTGGGTGGCCAGCCGAAGTATTCCGACGGTTTCGGTCCGAAGATCACCGGCATCAGCCATGTGCCATACAACGATCTGGAAGCCCTCAAGGCACAAATTTCCGACAAGACCTGCGCCGTCGTGATCGAGCCGATCCAGGGCGAGAGCGGTGTGGTCCCTGCTGACCAGGCCTACCTGGAAGGCGCGCGTGCGCTGTGCGATAAGCACAACGCGCTGCTGATCTTCGACGAAGTGCAAACCGGCGTTGGCCGTACCGGTGAATTGTTCGCCTATATGCACTACGGGGTCACACCAGACATCCTGTCCAGCGCCAAGAGCCTGGGCGGCGGTTTCCCGATCGGCGCCATGCTGACCACCGAAGCTTTGGCCAAGCACCTGACCGTCGGCACCCACGGCACCACCTACGGTGGCAACCCGCTGGCCTGCGCAGTAGCCAATGCGGTGATGGACGTGGTCAACACCCCTGAGGTGCTGGCTGGGGTCAAGGCCAAACACCAGAAATTCAAGGCTCGCCTGGAGCAGATTGGTGAGAAGTACGGGCTGTTCACCCAGGTTCGTGGCATGGGGCTGTTGATTGGCTGCGTGCTGTCCGATGCCTGGAAAGGCAAGGCCAAGGATATTTTCAACGCTGCCGAGCAAGAAGGCTTGATGGTCCTGCAGGCAGGCCCGGATGTTGTGCGTTTCGCCCCAAGCCTGGTGGTCGAAGATGCCGACATCGACGAAGGTCTGGACCGTTTCGAGCGTGCTGCAGCAAAACTGACCCAGGCTTGA
- a CDS encoding ABC transporter permease, producing MIFDYNVIWEAMPLYLGGLLTTLKLLALSLFFGLLTAIPLGLMRVSKQPLVNLTAWLYTYVIRGTPMLVQLFLIYYGLAQFEAVRESFLWPWLSSATFCACLAFAINTSAYTAEIIAGSLRATPHGEIEAAKAMGMSRVKMYRRILLPSALRRALPQYSNEVIMMLQTTSLASIVTLIDITGAARTVNAQYYLPFEAYITAGVFYLCLTFILVRLFKLAERRWLGYLAPRKG from the coding sequence ATGATTTTCGACTACAACGTCATCTGGGAAGCGATGCCCCTGTATCTGGGTGGTTTGCTGACTACCCTCAAGTTGCTGGCGCTGTCGCTGTTCTTCGGTTTGCTGACGGCCATCCCACTGGGGTTGATGCGCGTTTCCAAGCAGCCGCTGGTCAACCTGACTGCCTGGCTTTACACCTATGTGATTCGCGGCACGCCGATGCTGGTGCAGTTGTTCCTAATCTACTACGGACTGGCTCAATTCGAGGCGGTGCGTGAGAGCTTCCTGTGGCCGTGGCTGTCCAGCGCTACCTTCTGTGCTTGCCTGGCCTTTGCCATCAATACCAGTGCCTACACCGCGGAAATCATTGCCGGCAGCCTCAGGGCTACGCCGCATGGCGAGATCGAGGCGGCCAAGGCCATGGGCATGTCGCGGGTCAAGATGTATCGCCGCATCCTGCTGCCGTCGGCGTTGCGCCGGGCTCTGCCGCAGTACAGCAACGAAGTGATCATGATGCTGCAAACCACCAGTCTGGCGTCGATCGTTACCCTGATTGACATCACTGGCGCAGCGCGCACGGTCAATGCCCAGTATTACCTGCCGTTCGAAGCCTACATCACTGCCGGCGTGTTCTATCTGTGCCTGACGTTCATTCTGGTACGCCTGTTCAAGTTGGCCGAGCGCCGCTGGCTTGGCTACCTGGCACCGCGCAAGGGCTAA
- the astD gene encoding succinylglutamate-semialdehyde dehydrogenase: MMTTHFIAGNWQAGQGEALQSLDPVSQKVVWEGQGASAEQVDSAVKAARKAFNGWALQSLEARISVLEAFAAALKASADELARCIGEETGKPLWESATEVTSMVNKVAISVQSYRERTGEKSGPLADATAVLRHKPHGVVAVFGPYNFPGHLPNGHIVPALLAGNTVVFKPSELTPKVAELTVKCWIEAGLPAGVLNLVQGARETGVALAANSGIDGLFFTGSSRTGNLLHQQFAGRPDKILALEMGGNNPLVVDEVKDLDAAVYTIIQSAFISAGQRCTCARRLLVPQGAWGDSLIRRLVEVCKNITVGAFDQQPAPFMGSVISLAAAKALLDAQAQLLGNGGVSLLEMTQPQASAALLTPGIVDVTAVADRPDEEFFGPLLQVIRYSDFDAAIAEANNTQYGLAAGLLSDSHARYQYFWLQSRAGIVNWNKQLTGAASSAPFGGVGASGNHRASAYYAADYCAYPVASLETASLTLPATLTPGVSL; this comes from the coding sequence ATAATGACGACTCACTTTATCGCCGGTAACTGGCAGGCAGGGCAGGGTGAAGCGCTGCAATCACTGGATCCGGTCAGCCAGAAGGTCGTCTGGGAAGGGCAGGGGGCCAGCGCCGAACAAGTCGACAGCGCCGTCAAAGCCGCTCGCAAGGCGTTCAACGGCTGGGCGTTGCAGTCGCTGGAGGCACGTATCAGTGTGCTGGAAGCGTTTGCCGCAGCACTCAAGGCCAGTGCCGATGAGTTGGCGCGCTGCATCGGTGAAGAAACCGGCAAGCCACTCTGGGAGTCCGCTACCGAAGTGACCAGCATGGTCAACAAAGTTGCGATCTCGGTGCAGAGCTACCGCGAACGTACCGGTGAAAAAAGTGGGCCGCTGGCCGATGCTACCGCCGTGCTGCGGCACAAGCCCCATGGTGTGGTGGCGGTGTTCGGCCCCTACAACTTTCCCGGTCACTTGCCTAACGGCCATATCGTTCCGGCGCTGCTGGCCGGTAATACCGTGGTGTTCAAGCCCAGTGAGCTGACCCCGAAAGTCGCCGAGTTGACGGTCAAGTGCTGGATCGAAGCCGGCCTGCCAGCGGGGGTCTTGAACCTTGTTCAGGGTGCCCGGGAAACGGGTGTCGCCCTAGCTGCCAATTCGGGTATCGACGGGTTGTTCTTCACCGGCTCCAGTCGCACCGGCAACCTGCTGCATCAACAATTCGCCGGCCGCCCGGACAAGATTCTGGCGCTGGAGATGGGCGGCAACAACCCGCTGGTGGTGGACGAGGTCAAAGACCTGGATGCTGCGGTCTACACCATTATCCAGTCGGCCTTCATCTCGGCAGGTCAGCGCTGTACCTGTGCTCGCCGTCTGCTGGTGCCGCAAGGTGCGTGGGGTGACTCGCTGATCAGGCGTCTGGTCGAGGTGTGCAAAAACATCACTGTTGGCGCTTTCGATCAACAGCCAGCGCCGTTCATGGGCTCGGTGATCTCACTCGCTGCAGCCAAGGCCCTGCTCGACGCCCAGGCGCAGTTGCTGGGCAACGGTGGTGTGTCGCTGCTGGAGATGACTCAGCCACAAGCATCGGCGGCCTTGCTGACACCGGGTATCGTCGATGTCACCGCGGTTGCAGACCGCCCTGACGAAGAGTTTTTCGGGCCGCTGCTGCAGGTGATCCGCTACAGCGACTTCGATGCGGCAATTGCCGAGGCCAACAATACCCAGTACGGCCTTGCTGCAGGTCTGCTGTCCGATTCTCACGCGCGCTACCAGTACTTCTGGCTGCAAAGCCGTGCCGGCATCGTCAACTGGAACAAACAACTGACCGGCGCCGCCAGCAGCGCGCCTTTTGGTGGCGTGGGAGCCAGCGGCAACCATCGCGCCAGTGCTTACTATGCGGCCGATTACTGCGCATACCCGGTAGCCTCGCTGGAGACCGCCAGCCTGACCCTGCCTGCCACGCTGACGCCAGGCGTCTCCCTATAA
- the aruF gene encoding arginine/ornithine succinyltransferase subunit alpha, which translates to MLVMRPAQVADLGEVQRLAADSPIGVTSLPDDAGRLSDKIAASETSFAAEVSFNGEESYFFVLEDSITGKLVGCSAIVASAGYSEPFYSFRNETFVHASRELKIHNKIHVLSQCHDLTGNSLLTSFYVLPELVGTGWSELNSRGRLLFMAAHPERFADSVVTEIVGYSDENGDSPFWDAIGRNFFDLNYAEAERLCGLKSRTFLAELMPHYPIYVPLLPDAAQEAMGQVHPRAQITFDILMREGFETDHYIDIFDGGPTLHARVSSIRSIAQSRVVPVKLDSTEVKGGRPYLVCNGQLQDYRAVLLELDWVPGKPVTLSLEAAEALGVGEGASVRLVAV; encoded by the coding sequence ATGCTGGTGATGCGCCCCGCGCAAGTGGCTGATCTAGGCGAAGTACAGCGTCTGGCAGCGGACAGCCCCATTGGTGTCACGTCCTTGCCAGATGATGCCGGTCGTTTGAGCGACAAGATTGCCGCTTCAGAGACCTCCTTCGCTGCCGAGGTCAGTTTCAACGGCGAAGAGAGCTATTTCTTTGTCCTTGAAGACAGCATTACCGGTAAGCTGGTCGGCTGCTCGGCGATTGTGGCGTCGGCGGGCTATTCCGAGCCGTTCTACAGCTTCCGTAATGAAACCTTTGTACACGCCTCGCGTGAGCTGAAGATCCACAACAAGATTCATGTGCTCTCGCAATGTCACGACCTGACAGGCAATAGCCTGCTCACCAGCTTTTATGTATTGCCGGAACTGGTCGGTACGGGCTGGTCGGAGCTCAACTCCCGTGGCCGCCTGCTGTTCATGGCCGCGCACCCGGAGCGCTTCGCCGATTCGGTGGTGACCGAAATCGTGGGCTACAGCGACGAAAACGGTGATTCGCCATTCTGGGATGCCATCGGGCGTAACTTCTTTGACCTCAACTATGCCGAGGCCGAGCGCTTGTGCGGCCTGAAAAGCCGGACCTTTCTGGCCGAGCTGATGCCGCATTACCCGATTTACGTACCGCTGCTGCCCGATGCCGCGCAAGAGGCCATGGGCCAGGTGCATCCACGTGCGCAGATCACCTTCGACATCCTGATGCGTGAAGGCTTCGAGACGGATCACTACATCGACATCTTCGATGGCGGTCCGACATTGCATGCGCGGGTCTCGAGCATCCGTTCGATAGCCCAGAGCCGGGTTGTGCCGGTCAAGCTCGATAGCACGGAGGTCAAGGGCGGGCGTCCCTATCTGGTCTGCAACGGCCAACTGCAGGACTACCGCGCCGTATTGCTGGAGCTCGATTGGGTGCCCGGCAAGCCGGTCACCTTGAGTCTTGAAGCAGCCGAAGCCCTGGGCGTCGGTGAAGGCGCCAGTGTGCGCCTGGTTGCGGTTTGA
- the astA gene encoding arginine N-succinyltransferase, giving the protein MIVRPVCSSDLPALIELARSTGTGLTTLPANEERLAHRVSWAEKTFRGEAERGDADYLFVLENDEGEVVGISAIAGAVGLREPWYNYRVGLTVSASQELNIYREIPTLFLANDLTGNSELCSLFLRSDYRTGLNGRLLAKARMVFIAEFAELFGNKIIAEMRGMSDAQGRSPFWESLGRHFFKMEFSQADYLTGVGNKAFIAELMPKFPLYTCFLSEDARGVIGRVHTDTEPALAMLKSEGFSYQGYVDIFDAGPAVECETSKIRAVQDSQALVLAVGTPGDDATPFLIHNRKREECRITAAPARLAAGTLVVDPLTAKRLRLSAGDQVRAVPLSAAREAK; this is encoded by the coding sequence ATGATCGTTCGTCCCGTATGCAGCAGCGATTTACCGGCGCTGATCGAATTGGCGCGCAGCACAGGCACTGGCCTGACTACCTTGCCGGCCAATGAGGAGCGCCTGGCGCACCGGGTCAGTTGGGCTGAGAAGACCTTCCGTGGCGAGGCTGAGCGCGGCGATGCGGACTACCTGTTCGTACTGGAAAACGACGAAGGTGAGGTTGTCGGCATTTCCGCAATTGCCGGTGCTGTCGGCTTGCGGGAGCCTTGGTACAACTACCGGGTCGGCCTGACTGTCAGCGCTTCTCAAGAACTGAACATTTATCGGGAAATCCCGACGCTGTTCCTGGCCAACGACCTGACCGGCAACTCCGAACTGTGCTCGTTGTTCTTGCGCAGTGACTATCGCACGGGCCTCAACGGTCGCCTGCTGGCCAAGGCACGCATGGTGTTTATCGCCGAGTTTGCCGAGTTGTTTGGCAACAAGATTATCGCCGAGATGCGCGGTATGTCCGATGCGCAGGGACGTTCACCATTCTGGGAGAGCCTGGGGCGCCACTTTTTCAAGATGGAATTCAGCCAGGCCGATTACCTTACCGGTGTTGGTAACAAGGCATTCATCGCCGAGTTGATGCCCAAGTTCCCGCTGTACACCTGCTTTCTTTCCGAAGACGCACGTGGCGTGATCGGTCGTGTGCACACTGACACTGAGCCGGCGCTGGCTATGCTCAAAAGCGAAGGTTTCAGTTATCAGGGGTATGTCGACATCTTCGACGCAGGCCCTGCCGTGGAGTGCGAAACCAGCAAGATCCGTGCGGTGCAGGACAGTCAGGCGCTGGTACTGGCGGTAGGGACGCCGGGCGACGATGCCACCCCTTTCCTCATTCATAACCGTAAGCGCGAAGAGTGCCGCATTACTGCGGCGCCAGCGCGCCTCGCGGCCGGCACTCTGGTGGTCGATCCATTGACCGCGAAACGCTTGCGCCTGAGTGCCGGTGACCAGGTGCGTGCCGTGCCACTGTCTGCTGCCCGGGAGGCCAAATAA
- the argR gene encoding transcriptional regulator ArgR gives MTTQRIGFLIWPSTKALTLALAEEVLRVAQRVHPEVVYELSFLQAEPAVEGAWRLPGEPWVGRLEGCQKLFLLADEPPAAVASGLASALKQLARAGCVVGGLSAGVYPLAQLGLLDGYRAAVHWRWQDDFAERFPKVIATSHLFDWDRDRLTACGGMSVIDLLLAVLARDHGAELAGAVSEELVVERIREGGERQRIPLQNRLGSSHPKLTQAVLLMEANIEEPLTTDEIAQHVCVSRRQLERIFKQYLNRVPSQYYLELRLNKARQMLMQTSKSIIQIGLSCGFSSGPHFSSAYRNFFGATPREDRNQRRSSSPFELSSVPAERG, from the coding sequence ATGACCACCCAGCGAATCGGTTTTCTCATCTGGCCAAGCACCAAAGCCCTGACCCTGGCGCTGGCCGAAGAGGTTTTACGGGTTGCTCAGCGGGTGCATCCAGAGGTGGTCTACGAGTTGTCGTTCCTGCAGGCCGAACCCGCCGTTGAAGGTGCCTGGCGTCTGCCTGGCGAGCCTTGGGTCGGGCGCCTGGAAGGTTGCCAGAAACTGTTTTTGCTGGCGGATGAGCCACCTGCAGCGGTGGCCTCTGGGCTGGCCAGCGCTCTCAAGCAGTTGGCCCGTGCCGGTTGTGTTGTCGGCGGGCTGTCGGCCGGGGTTTATCCGTTGGCGCAATTGGGCTTGCTCGATGGCTACCGTGCAGCGGTGCACTGGCGGTGGCAGGATGATTTTGCTGAGCGCTTTCCCAAGGTCATTGCCACCAGTCACCTGTTCGATTGGGATCGTGATCGCCTGACGGCATGTGGCGGGATGTCGGTTATCGACTTGCTGTTGGCAGTGCTGGCTCGCGACCATGGTGCTGAACTTGCGGGTGCGGTGTCTGAAGAGTTGGTGGTCGAGCGGATTCGCGAGGGCGGTGAGCGCCAGCGCATTCCATTGCAGAATCGCCTGGGCTCGAGTCACCCGAAGCTGACCCAGGCGGTGTTGCTGATGGAGGCCAACATCGAAGAGCCGTTGACCACGGACGAAATTGCCCAGCACGTGTGCGTGTCGCGGCGTCAGTTGGAGCGCATCTTCAAGCAATACCTCAATCGCGTACCCAGCCAGTATTACCTGGAGTTGCGCCTGAACAAGGCGCGACAGATGTTGATGCAGACCAGTAAGTCGATCATCCAGATTGGTTTGTCCTGTGGTTTTTCCTCAGGCCCGCATTTCTCCAGTGCTTATCGCAACTTCTTTGGCGCAACGCCACGTGAAGACCGTAACCAGCGACGAAGCAGCAGTCCTTTCGAGCTGTCCTCGGTGCCTGCCGAACGCGGTTAA